TGctacccagcctggtctacagaatgagttccaggacatccagggtacACCATGTTTTGAATTAATCAATGAATTAATCAAAAGATTACCTGCTACTATTGAGAAGTTCCAATTAGgcataaatttaaatatagattttatCTGACCTACAAAATCCAAAGAGCAAACTGAAGCTACAAATAAACGATTCGGGAAATCAGGCTTTCTTAATCCGAAGCCCCAAATACACATTCTGGTTATTAAACTTTAGGTTAGGAAATAATTGCTCACAGTAATAAATAGTCTTGCAAGACGCTAAAATTTTTCAAGAGTCAGCTCCAAATAACCTCATGCTATTTCCACACCAGCACCCTTGAAAAAGCTTGCAAAGAAGCTCTATCTCAGTCCTAAGAACACGTTTGTGAAGTTGTTCCTAACAAAGCTAAACCACAAGAAGCTGAGCGGATGAAATAAACATGTGATGtgatatattctttttatatgaaggaaaggagaagtggaGCGTTAGAAGAATGAATTGCTAGTATTTTGTCGACACGGAAATCAGAGGATAGCGGCATAGACATTGGGCGAAAACAAACATCAGGCTTCACAACCTTGAGCTATTCGCTGGAGCTGTTAAAATTAGGCAAGATAACATACAAAGTGCTCAGCAAAGTCATCACTCAACAATTCTTAACCGGTGATAAAGCACAGTTTGAAACCCCAGCAAAGTCTTTTCTGGGCACAGCTTGTACCTATGATGCAAAGAAGTcataaataaaacacactttttaaaCTGCCATTTTGAAGCCCAAAAGGCCTTTCAGTAACTTACAAACTGTTTTCCAAAACTGTGTGGGAGTGTCAAGACCACGTACTCACAACCTGGTGAACTGGTTAGAGTTCTATCGCTCCAAATCAGGAATAGCTAAGGGTTAAAGACGCCCAAGCCCGGAGCGATTTGCAgcaaccctgcctcaaagaagacTGAAGGATCAAAGCAGGCGCGGCCGAAGCGGGGCAAGGAAGCACCAGGGGAGACGTCGCCCTCCCGACTGCTGGCAGAAATCAGGATGCCTCCACCTTGGGCAGGGGAATTGCGTACAAGACCCTGATCTCCGCGGTTCCACCTTCCTTGGCCCcaagacaccccccacccccttccaacCCGGCGCGCGCACCCCTCCACGCCCCGGCCAGGCCAGGACACACAGGATACTGAACACGGTTCGCTCCCAGGGCTCCAGCATGTAGAGCGCAGTGACCAGCAGGTACTGGTAGTAGAACCAGGACATCTGCTTCCATGCTCGCGCCAGCGCCATGCCCGCCATGCGCCTCCCG
This genomic window from Mus caroli chromosome 12, CAROLI_EIJ_v1.1, whole genome shotgun sequence contains:
- the Sptssa gene encoding serine palmitoyltransferase small subunit A encodes the protein MAGMALARAWKQMSWFYYQYLLVTALYMLEPWERTVFNSMLVSVVGMALYTGYVFMPQHIMAILHYFEIVQ